A window from Candidatus Gorgyraea atricola encodes these proteins:
- a CDS encoding SLATT domain-containing protein, translated as MNEKTEPLINECKQIEADSMYTAETHHIIAGKASSKSFYFRLIPAIITVAGAYCLLQGANNWVAWITLLAGILTIFNVFAEFDYKAREHLFAAKKFTVLKHNSRVLYESFRHFIEEKEFYHEVRLLRDRYNMLVESTPATDDEEAFNKARDRIKKGVHKADFRKK; from the coding sequence CCTTTAATAAACGAATGCAAGCAGATTGAAGCTGATTCAATGTATACGGCAGAAACCCATCATATTATTGCTGGCAAAGCATCATCAAAAAGTTTTTATTTTAGGCTCATACCTGCCATTATCACGGTTGCAGGCGCCTATTGTTTACTGCAAGGAGCCAATAACTGGGTTGCATGGATAACTTTACTGGCAGGAATTTTAACTATATTTAACGTATTTGCAGAATTTGATTATAAAGCCAGAGAACACTTATTCGCAGCTAAGAAATTTACGGTTTTAAAGCATAACTCCAGGGTTCTTTACGAAAGTTTCAGACATTTTATCGAAGAAAAAGAATTTTATCATGAAGTAAGGTTGTTGCGAGATAGATACAATATGTTAGTAGAATCTACGCCAGCTACAGATGATGAAGAAGCATTTAATAAAGCCAGAGATAGGATAAAAAAAGGAGTACATAAAGCCGATTTTAGGAAAAAATAA